The following proteins are co-located in the Telopea speciosissima isolate NSW1024214 ecotype Mountain lineage chromosome 9, Tspe_v1, whole genome shotgun sequence genome:
- the LOC122638811 gene encoding uncharacterized protein LOC122638811 — protein sequence MGDPPREEWPNSSMQRTLYASMVSRGLALEPAMVPMRCPSTHMGCPAMIFTQEVIDRSKIPFRHSLIAKCTYGRPSLFDVKAGFQASLHLAADVAISSLDQRHLLLRFVDRSDFVKVWLKEQLHIKGYLFRFFKWTRHFRPGNESPIVPVWISFPGMSVNLYQGNFLLSVAGAIGKPIKVDGATAGCSCTVAARVCVELDLQEHHPDRVWVGCGTEGFFQKVVYEHIPVYCSVCFKVGHYAASCRRG from the coding sequence ATGGGGGATCCTCCTCGGGAGGAGTGGCCTAATTCTTCCATGCAACGCACTTTGTATGCATCTATGGTGTCCAGAGGTTTGGCGCTTGAGCCTGCGATGGTTCCCATGAGGTGTCCCTCCACTCATATGGGCTGCCCGGCCATGATCTTCACCCAAGAAGTGATTGACCGATCAAAAATCCCCTTTAGGCATTCCCTTATTGCCAAGTGCACATATGGAAGGCCATCCTTATTTGATGTGAAGGCGGGGTTTCAGGCTTCTCTTCACTTGGCTGCGGATGTGGCAATCTCCAGTTTAGATCAGCGACACCTCCTGCTTCGATTTGTGGATCGCTCCGACTTCGTGAAGGTCTGGTTGAAGGAACAATTACACATAAAGGGGTATCTGTTTAGGTTCTTCAAGTGGACTCGGCACTTCAGGCCGGGCAATGAGTCCCCCATCGTCCCGGTGTGGATCTCTTTCCCGGGGATGTCGGTGAACCTGTATCAAGGCAATTTCCTGCTCTCTGTGGCAGGTGCGATTGGAAAACCCATCAAGGTAGATGGAGCGACTGCGGGTTGCTCGTGCACGGTTGCGGCAAGAGTTTGCGTGGAGCTTGACTTGCAAGAGCATCATCCGGATAGAGTTTGGGTTGGCTGTGGAACGGAAGGTTTTTTCCAGAAGGTCGTATACGAGCACATTCCGGTGTACTGCAGTGTGTGTTTCAAGGTGGGTCATTATGCGGCGAGTTGTAGGAGGGGCTAA
- the LOC122638810 gene encoding uncharacterized protein LOC122638810 has protein sequence MEHNVEGMERCTPGVDNREMVAHSTVFTRLQNDLRTLGNQAGVQRDGVNRESLPEAVLEEGCTRSHPTSMERAEPWLVLAQDHGVCIEGSTSKVGEKEGVGLLQTECVEGELCTVLDQGVEDSHELGLLQRPPCAQFRGCAGAPKDDTWLEVGPPIEGDRQTTLQALRAFGCSLQRRVNGVSRFLSNKPTVRRLKPLVKEYKLDLVAIAEPKISFDNASQVMRSLNMQQCVNNGPEGANRLWIFWKEHVKVEVVGIQAHFVSLACETTGSSGRFGLTMVHAPCSLEDRRLVWEALGNALVSVDYPWAVCGDFNAVLDPQEKLGGGPPCGASMEDFGSFVSRVQHLNRTCSDHAPICVELSTTQTRFYAPFRFQQMWIHHLSFRDFVADCWRASFVGTPLSVLFLKLKFLRGRLEEWNRECFSNIHQNVHGAEDTVSRAEFDFESDPTEQAQNALQGTRNNLNLTLLQEEIFWKEKSRVKWLKEGERNTKFFHAVVNVKCKRSGIGKIKNGQGEWIQDWEVVKAKAIRFFRDSFASGQTTNNEEMLSAIPVIISAEENMMLTASPHFEEVKEAVFALSKDSAPGPDGFTGHFFTACWDIVGADVWVAVRDFFEGGFVPRSFTSSHLTLIPKKGVPETMADFRPISLCNFSYKIIAKVLASRLAVLLLHVISKE, from the exons ATGGAACACAATGTCGAGGGCATGGAGAGGTGCACTCCGGGTGTGGACAATAGGGAAATGGTGGCTCACTCAACTGTGTTCACGCGTCTGCAGAATGACTTGCGCACGCTTGGGAATCAGGCAGGTGTGCAGAGGGATGGGGTTAACAGAGAATCGTTACCTGAAGCTGTTCTTGAGGAGGGATGCACGCGGTCGCATCCTACTAGTATGGAGAGGGCTGAGCCCTGGTTGGTGTTGGCACAGGATCATGGTGTTTGTATTGAGGGGTCGACTTCTAAGGTAGGAGAGAAGGAAGGCGTGGGCCTGCTACAGACGGAGTGCGTAGAAGGGGAGTTATGCACTGTTCTCGACCAGGGTGTGGAAGACTCGCATGAGCTTGGTTTGCTACAGAGGCCGCCGTGTGCTCAGTTTCGTGGCTGTGCAGGGGCTCCTAAGGATGATACTTGGTTGGAGGTGGGCCCCCCTATTGAGGGCGACCGACAGACCACGCTTCAAGCGTTAAGAGCTTTTGGGTGCTCCTTACAGAGAAGGGTTAATGGAGTGAGCAGGTTCCTGA GCAACAAGCCCACGGTTAGAAGGTTGAAGCCGTTGGTTAAGGAGTACAAACTGGATTTGGTTGCAATTGCTGAGCCGAAGATCTCTTTTGACAATGCATCTCAGGTTATGAGAAGTTTAAATATGCAGCAATGTGTGAATAATGGCCCGGAGGGTGCGAATAGACTGTGGATCTTTTGGAAGGAACATGTCaaggtggaggtggtgggaATTCAGGCCCACTTCGTGTCTTTGGCCTGTGAAACCACTGGGTCTAGTGGTAGATTCGGTCTTACTATGGTCCATGCCCCTTGCTCCTTGGAGGATAGGAGGCTAGTCTGGGAGGCTCTTGGTAATGCGCTGGTCTCAGTGGACTACCCCTGGGCGGTTTGTGGTGACTTTAACGCAGTTTTGGACCCCCAGGAGAAGCTTGGAGGTGGTCCTCCCTGTGGGGCTTCGATGGAGGATTTTGGTTCTTTT GTGTCGAGGGTTCAACATTTGAACAGGACCTGCTCGGATCATGCCCCTATTTGTGTGGAGCTTTCTACAACTCAGACGCGTTTTTATGCTCCTTTCAGGTTCCAACAAATGTGGATCCATCACCTGTCATTCAGAGACTTTGTGGCAGACTGTTGGAGAGCGAGTTTTGTAGGGACCCCTCTCTCTGTGTTGTTTTTAAAGTTAAAGTTTCTTCGAGGCAGGCTCGAAGAATGGAATAGGGAGTGTTTTAGCAACATCCACCAGAATGTCCATGGTGCGGAGGATACGGTGTCCAGAGCTGAGTTTGACTTTGAGTCGGATCCTACTGAGCAGGCTCAAAATGCACTTCAGGGCACCCGCAATAATTTAAATCTAACCCTGTTACAGGAAGAGATTTTCTGGAAGGAGAAGTCTAGAGTTAAATGGTTaaaggagggggaaagaaaCACAAAATTTTTCCATGCAGTGGTAAATGTGAAATGTAAACGGAGTGGCATTGGGAAAATTAAAAATGGGCAGGGGGAGTGGATTCAGGACTGGGAGGTGGTTAAGGCGAAAGCTATAAGATTCTTCAGGGATAGCTTTGCTTCGGGCCAAACCACGAACAATGAGGAAATGTTGAGTGCCATCCCAGTGATTATCTCGGCGGAGGAGAACATGATGCTTACGGCTTCGCCTCATTTTGAAGAGGTTAAGGAGGCTGTTTTCGCTCTTTCTAAGGATAGTGCTCCAGGTCCAGATGGATTCACAGGGCATTTTTTTACAGCTTGTTGGGATATTGTAGGAGCAGATGTCTGGGTAGCGGTTAGAGATTTCTTTGAGGGAGGTTTTGTCCCTCGCAGCTTCACGTCTTCTCATCTCACGCTCATCCCCAAGAAGGGGGTACCTGAAACTATGGCAGACTTTAGACCGATAAGCTTATGCAATTTCTCTTATAAGATTATTGCCAAGGTTTTGGCTTCTAGGCTGGCTGTTCTGCTCCTGCATGTTATCTCTAAGGAGTAA